In Nitrososphaerales archaeon, a genomic segment contains:
- a CDS encoding helix-turn-helix domain-containing protein translates to MTVIVASHAFQFVIAQSTDRERCEAEICHVEIIKDGFIPRTLIVKRGATVVWTNYDESRHTVTSGSPGEITTPLKSLLLDKGDIYQFTFDPSSTYLGSYKYFDQVTRIMRGEIIVEQAKAVKEVTMVQTNAIKIDFNNAKSGVKEISFQNGSVKSVEIDPDVLALIVTLENVVTTGKLHITLDRNLIDAKNDNRDTSFTILVDDKEAFHEEISATPSERALYIVVPSKATKVKVGGTVSLVMLASEALTNAEISITEHKSRGVVVTDAEAKLNEAKDAYDNSMYMDAKILADDAEAIVINLSNVALIASKSIDLAEAAIKEGSAKELDVSKARQFLDLAKQEYVNGNYEKVLSLTQQAKTAASNATAIVKRDVTARAETLAVNNADTRTEALDQAYLMYGAVAASLAAVGAAVYAHVTRRDGAGTAHMSANSETKRVIDLNKILAEKPYLRDYDAEVVKYIVEKGGAAYEAEIREKFNLPKSTAWRLVRRLAREGLVEVKKTGGQNLLRIREEYTQKGNSI, encoded by the coding sequence TTGACCGTTATTGTTGCATCTCACGCTTTTCAATTTGTTATAGCACAGAGTACTGATAGGGAAAGATGCGAGGCAGAGATCTGCCATGTTGAGATAATAAAGGACGGTTTTATTCCGCGCACATTGATAGTGAAACGGGGTGCAACAGTTGTCTGGACAAACTATGATGAAAGCAGGCATACCGTTACCAGTGGTTCGCCAGGAGAGATTACTACACCACTTAAATCACTGCTTCTAGACAAGGGAGATATATACCAATTTACATTCGATCCCTCTAGCACCTATCTTGGGAGTTACAAGTATTTTGATCAGGTAACAAGGATCATGCGTGGAGAAATAATTGTGGAACAGGCAAAAGCTGTGAAAGAGGTGACAATGGTTCAAACAAATGCAATAAAGATAGATTTTAACAATGCCAAGTCCGGAGTGAAGGAAATTTCCTTTCAGAATGGCAGCGTTAAGAGCGTTGAAATTGATCCTGACGTTCTTGCCTTAATAGTAACGTTGGAAAATGTAGTAACGACAGGTAAACTGCACATTACATTGGATAGAAATTTGATTGATGCTAAAAATGATAACAGAGATACTTCTTTTACGATTCTTGTTGACGATAAGGAAGCGTTCCATGAAGAAATATCTGCCACACCTAGCGAACGAGCATTATATATCGTTGTACCAAGCAAGGCGACGAAGGTAAAGGTAGGAGGAACGGTTTCTCTTGTGATGCTTGCAAGTGAAGCTCTAACCAATGCCGAAATTAGCATAACGGAACATAAGAGCAGGGGTGTAGTTGTAACGGATGCCGAAGCCAAATTGAATGAAGCCAAAGATGCTTATGATAATAGCATGTATATGGATGCCAAAATCCTTGCAGATGATGCCGAGGCAATCGTTATTAACTTAAGCAACGTTGCATTAATTGCCAGCAAGTCAATAGATCTTGCTGAAGCGGCTATCAAAGAAGGCAGTGCAAAAGAACTTGATGTTTCCAAAGCAAGGCAGTTCTTGGATCTAGCTAAGCAGGAATATGTTAATGGCAACTATGAAAAAGTACTAAGCTTGACCCAGCAGGCTAAAACTGCAGCCTCTAATGCTACGGCTATTGTTAAGCGTGATGTTACGGCACGCGCAGAAACACTTGCGGTAAATAATGCAGATACAAGAACAGAAGCGCTTGATCAAGCATATCTGATGTATGGCGCAGTTGCTGCCTCACTTGCGGCCGTGGGAGCTGCTGTATATGCACACGTCACAAGGCGTGATGGTGCTGGAACTGCACACATGTCAGCTAACTCCGAAACTAAGAGAGTGATAGATCTAAACAAAATACTCGCGGAAAAACCATATCTTCGGGACTATGATGCAGAAGTCGTGAAATACATTGTTGAGAAAGGCGGAGCAGCCTATGAAGCAGAGATCCGAGAGAAGTTCAATCTTCCCAAATCTACAGCATGGAGGCTTGTTAGGCGTTTGGCGCGAGAGGGACTAGTTGAAGTAAAGAAAACTGGTGGTCAGAACCTTCTCAGAATAAGAGAAGAGTATACGCAAAAAGGCAATTCCATATAA
- a CDS encoding GNAT family N-acetyltransferase codes for MPPKTKINFKIREIKEDDLGKGFFKTLSNLAEIGEVSKNSLKARKILQAIKSNPLHKIFVAVSDDGEVIGLTTLLIEQKFIHDGGKVAHIEDVVTRKEYQGLGIGSALIHKVLKLAKERNCYKVILDCSERNVEYYEKLGFKRHSVSMRYDLK; via the coding sequence ATTAATTTCAAAATACGCGAAATAAAAGAAGATGACTTGGGCAAAGGATTCTTTAAAACGCTATCCAACCTAGCTGAGATAGGAGAGGTTTCCAAGAATTCTTTAAAAGCAAGAAAGATTCTACAAGCAATTAAATCAAATCCTCTGCACAAGATCTTCGTTGCTGTAAGTGACGATGGCGAGGTTATAGGGTTAACTACGTTGCTTATAGAACAGAAATTTATTCATGATGGAGGCAAGGTTGCGCATATAGAAGACGTTGTAACAAGGAAAGAATACCAAGGTCTTGGCATAGGCTCAGCCTTGATTCACAAGGTTTTGAAGTTGGCAAAAGAAAGGAATTGTTATAAGGTCATCCTTGATTGTTCAGAGAGAAACGTAGAGTATTATGAGAAGTTAGGCTTCAAAAGGCATTCTGTTAGCATGAGATATGACTTGAAGTGA
- a CDS encoding DHH family phosphoesterase, producing MFRQRFKSIYIITHRLADADAYCSAYGMAKLLTNIMKNSKVKVVFPEGLNSLARKIYDKYPIKIESNPNFKRADLIVIVDTNNPLLLSELMHDVLQSDAKKILIDHHPLNRDVKKISDVTIIDTSASSTSEIVYDLYRTKKVNVSKKVAQVLLIGIMADSQHLFLATGRTITVVSDLYKRGASVEVARTLLSREREFPERIARLKAASRIALYSTNSLLVAFSRIGSFHASAAKALVDLGADLGIVVGSNGKESKASLRSAQNFYKSTKVHLGTDIAATISEFGGGHPTAASLSSKIDANALEKLLMKCIEEKLGKLDAVR from the coding sequence TTGTTCAGGCAGAGATTCAAGTCGATTTATATAATAACACATAGGCTTGCCGATGCCGATGCCTATTGTTCCGCATATGGCATGGCAAAATTATTAACTAACATAATGAAAAATTCAAAGGTTAAGGTTGTATTTCCTGAGGGACTGAATAGTTTAGCAAGAAAGATCTATGATAAATATCCTATCAAAATAGAAAGTAACCCCAATTTCAAGAGAGCAGATCTGATAGTTATAGTTGATACCAATAATCCCTTATTGTTGTCAGAATTGATGCATGATGTGTTGCAGAGTGATGCCAAGAAGATACTTATCGACCATCATCCCTTGAATCGAGATGTAAAGAAAATTTCTGATGTGACAATCATAGATACCAGTGCGTCTTCTACAAGTGAAATCGTCTACGATCTTTACAGAACAAAAAAGGTGAATGTAAGCAAGAAAGTAGCGCAGGTACTGTTGATAGGAATAATGGCAGATTCGCAACATCTTTTTCTGGCTACTGGAAGGACCATAACAGTCGTAAGCGATTTGTACAAGAGAGGTGCCTCCGTAGAAGTTGCAAGGACGCTACTTTCTCGAGAAAGAGAGTTTCCTGAGAGAATAGCTAGGTTAAAAGCTGCCAGCAGAATTGCATTGTATAGTACGAATAGTTTGCTGGTTGCATTTTCTAGGATAGGTTCATTTCATGCTTCTGCAGCAAAGGCTTTGGTCGATCTTGGTGCTGATCTTGGCATTGTAGTCGGCAGCAACGGAAAGGAATCCAAGGCAAGTCTTCGATCAGCACAGAACTTCTATAAATCAACAAAAGTGCATTTGGGAACTGATATAGCTGCCACGATTTCAGAGTTTGGCGGCGGACATCCTACCGCTGCATCACTTTCAAGTAAAATTGACGCAAACGCACTAGAGAAGCTTTTGATGAAATGTATAGAAGAAAAGTTGGGCAAACTGGATGCTGTAAGGTGA
- a CDS encoding ERCC4 domain-containing protein, with amino-acid sequence MHGKARIVVDERERQSGVAEKLSTLGTIVDFKQLDVGDYIVATDCAIERKSVQDLIKSIYDGRLFIQCSQLSAHYNRPILVLEGSTDSIERLVDNPMVFYGALASIALDFRIPIIHTTSVNHTAEVLVALANRVIKNGKTGPLLMKVKKGNQTQIQQLTILTSLPGVGNKLAVRLLKKFKTPIKALNASTAELASIEGMGYTRAAKIRKVLDTHDTDKKGICQTALDGYDVDNNNT; translated from the coding sequence ATGCATGGAAAGGCAAGGATAGTTGTAGACGAGAGAGAAAGACAGAGTGGGGTTGCAGAGAAACTTTCCACATTGGGCACAATAGTAGATTTTAAACAATTGGATGTGGGAGATTACATAGTAGCGACAGACTGTGCCATTGAACGCAAGTCAGTGCAAGATCTTATAAAGTCCATTTATGACGGTAGATTATTTATTCAATGCTCTCAGCTTTCTGCCCATTATAACAGGCCTATTCTGGTTCTTGAAGGCAGTACCGACTCGATTGAAAGGCTTGTTGACAATCCTATGGTATTCTATGGCGCACTTGCATCGATTGCGCTAGATTTCAGGATACCAATAATACATACAACATCTGTGAACCACACTGCAGAAGTATTGGTAGCACTAGCGAATAGAGTGATTAAAAATGGAAAGACTGGACCACTACTTATGAAGGTAAAGAAAGGTAATCAAACACAAATTCAGCAACTAACCATCCTAACATCCCTGCCAGGTGTTGGTAACAAACTAGCTGTTAGACTGTTGAAGAAATTCAAAACACCGATCAAGGCATTAAACGCATCAACCGCTGAACTTGCCAGCATAGAGGGTATGGGATACACTAGGGCTGCGAAGATACGGAAGGTGCTTGATACACATGATACGGATAAAAAAGGGATATGCCAGACCGCGTTGGACGGTTATGATGTTGATAATAACAATACATGA
- a CDS encoding matrixin family metalloprotease, with protein MRHMIIFGIAGSLLLLSLLSLSNLQVIATESDKSNSIGICCAWNSKLADGELSFKISGGDETARNAVRDAIKEWEIVQDLTLTEISGKEKIDINVQFKKGGGMIAGQALRKFDGNSFIDSVQIQISGSAFGTPSNVATVKQITRHEMGHALGIGHANFDGDLMSTTVQSGSENVSICDINGVKAANHLKFEDNSSPHHPHTDHVHCT; from the coding sequence ATGCGACATATGATAATTTTTGGGATAGCAGGATCATTGCTACTGTTGTCACTCTTATCGTTATCGAATCTTCAAGTAATAGCTACCGAATCTGATAAGAGTAATTCTATAGGTATATGTTGTGCTTGGAACAGTAAGCTTGCAGATGGTGAACTGAGCTTCAAAATAAGTGGCGGTGATGAAACTGCTCGTAACGCAGTTCGAGATGCGATAAAAGAGTGGGAGATCGTACAGGATCTTACACTTACCGAAATCTCTGGAAAGGAGAAGATTGACATAAATGTGCAGTTCAAGAAAGGTGGCGGCATGATAGCTGGACAAGCTCTGCGCAAATTCGATGGCAACAGTTTCATAGATTCCGTACAGATACAGATATCAGGCAGTGCTTTTGGCACCCCAAGTAATGTCGCAACGGTAAAGCAGATAACAAGACATGAAATGGGCCATGCCTTGGGTATAGGACATGCAAACTTTGACGGCGATCTAATGTCAACTACTGTTCAATCAGGAAGCGAGAACGTATCTATATGTGATATCAATGGAGTAAAAGCGGCAAATCATTTGAAGTTTGAAGATAACAGTTCTCCGCATCATCCACATACAGATCATGTGCATTGTACATAG